In Rhineura floridana isolate rRhiFlo1 chromosome 12, rRhiFlo1.hap2, whole genome shotgun sequence, a single window of DNA contains:
- the STAMBP gene encoding STAM-binding protein isoform X2: MPDHADVSLPPEDRIRGLTQMGSCVEVNEDVPPRRYYRSGVEIIRMATIYSEEGNIERAFILYNKYITLFIEKLPKHRDYKTAIIPEKRETVKKLKEVAFPRAEELKKELLQKYSKEYTEYNVQKKKQEEEFARNLALQQQLEEERQRVARMKQQQAEQEQFNAFEEMIRHQELEKERLKIVQQFGQPIPDSLEGPLIPGMVRPPTDSLSPSGGVVLPKPPAVDRSLKPGALGSPENNATIEGLRHVIVPRELCHKFLQLADANTARGVETCGILCGKLMKNEFTITHVIIPKQYGGPDYCNTENEEELFLIQDQYSLITLGWIHTHPTQTAFLSSVDLHTHCSYQMMLPESIAIVCSPKYQETGFFKLTDHGMEEISSCRQKGFHPHSKDPPLFTTCNHVTVMEREVMVLDLR; the protein is encoded by the exons ATGCCTGACCACGCAGATGTCAGCCTGCCCCCAGAGGACCGGATCAGGGGTCTTACCCAAATGGGAAGTTGTGTGGAGGTGAATGAAGATGTTCCTCCTCGGAGGTACTACCGTTCTGGAGTTGAAATCATCCGGATGGCAACAATCTACTCTGAGGAAGGCAACATTGAACGTGCTTTTATATTGTATAACAAATACATCAC GCTCTTCATAGAGAAACTTCCAAAGCATCGCGATTACAAAACTGCTATCATTCCAGAGAAGAGAGAGACAGTAAAA AAACTAAAAGAAGTTGCGTTTCCTAGAGCTGAGGAGCTGAAAAAAGAGCTTTTACAAAAATACAGCAAAGAATATACAGAGTACAATGTACAAAAA AAGAAGCAGGAGGAAGAGTTTGCTCGCAACTTGGctctgcagcagcagctggaggaaGAGAGGCAAAGGGTGGCCCGGATGAAGCAACAGCAGGCCGAGCAGGAGCAATTCAACGCCTTTGAAGAGATGATTCGGCACCAAGAGCTGGAGAAGGAGCGCCTCAAAATTGTGCAGCAGTTTGGGCAGCCAATCCCTGACTCCTTGGAGGGCCCCTTGATACCTGGCATGGTCAGGCCCCCCACGGACTCTCTGAGCCCCAGCGGAGGAGTTGTGCTGCCGAAGCCTCCTGCTGTGGACAGATCTCTGAAACCTGGAGCTTTGGGGAGCCCAGAAAATA ATGCTACTATAGAAGGCCTTCGCCATGTTATCGTCCCCAGAGAGCTCTGTCATAAATTTCTCCAGCTGGCAGACGCAAACACTGCAAGGGGTGTAGAGACCTGTGGGATCCTTTGTGGGAAGCTG aTGAAGAATGAATTCACCATCACCCATGTCATTATCCCCAAGCAGTATGGGGGGCCTGACTATTGCAACACTGAGAACGAAGAGGAACTCTTCCTGATCCAGGATCAGTACAGCCTTATCACTCTGGGATGGATCCAT ACGCATCCTACCCAAACAGCGTTCCTTTCCAGTGTCGACCTACATACACACTGCTCCTATCAGATGATGTTGCCAGAGTCGATAGCAATTGTTTGTTCTCCAAAATACCAAGA GACTGGATTCTTTAAATTGACAGACCATGGTATGGAAGAGATCTCTTCCTGTAGGCAAAAAGGGTTCCACCCGCATTCCAAAGATCCCCCTCTCTTTACA ACCTGCAATCATGTGACTGTCATGGAGCGGGAAGTGATGGTACTGGACCTTCGATAA
- the STAMBP gene encoding STAM-binding protein isoform X1 produces MFWTITHICLNRPPMPDHADVSLPPEDRIRGLTQMGSCVEVNEDVPPRRYYRSGVEIIRMATIYSEEGNIERAFILYNKYITLFIEKLPKHRDYKTAIIPEKRETVKKLKEVAFPRAEELKKELLQKYSKEYTEYNVQKKKQEEEFARNLALQQQLEEERQRVARMKQQQAEQEQFNAFEEMIRHQELEKERLKIVQQFGQPIPDSLEGPLIPGMVRPPTDSLSPSGGVVLPKPPAVDRSLKPGALGSPENNATIEGLRHVIVPRELCHKFLQLADANTARGVETCGILCGKLMKNEFTITHVIIPKQYGGPDYCNTENEEELFLIQDQYSLITLGWIHTHPTQTAFLSSVDLHTHCSYQMMLPESIAIVCSPKYQETGFFKLTDHGMEEISSCRQKGFHPHSKDPPLFTTCNHVTVMEREVMVLDLR; encoded by the exons atgttttggactataactcacaTCTGCTTAA ACAGACCCCCTATGCCTGACCACGCAGATGTCAGCCTGCCCCCAGAGGACCGGATCAGGGGTCTTACCCAAATGGGAAGTTGTGTGGAGGTGAATGAAGATGTTCCTCCTCGGAGGTACTACCGTTCTGGAGTTGAAATCATCCGGATGGCAACAATCTACTCTGAGGAAGGCAACATTGAACGTGCTTTTATATTGTATAACAAATACATCAC GCTCTTCATAGAGAAACTTCCAAAGCATCGCGATTACAAAACTGCTATCATTCCAGAGAAGAGAGAGACAGTAAAA AAACTAAAAGAAGTTGCGTTTCCTAGAGCTGAGGAGCTGAAAAAAGAGCTTTTACAAAAATACAGCAAAGAATATACAGAGTACAATGTACAAAAA AAGAAGCAGGAGGAAGAGTTTGCTCGCAACTTGGctctgcagcagcagctggaggaaGAGAGGCAAAGGGTGGCCCGGATGAAGCAACAGCAGGCCGAGCAGGAGCAATTCAACGCCTTTGAAGAGATGATTCGGCACCAAGAGCTGGAGAAGGAGCGCCTCAAAATTGTGCAGCAGTTTGGGCAGCCAATCCCTGACTCCTTGGAGGGCCCCTTGATACCTGGCATGGTCAGGCCCCCCACGGACTCTCTGAGCCCCAGCGGAGGAGTTGTGCTGCCGAAGCCTCCTGCTGTGGACAGATCTCTGAAACCTGGAGCTTTGGGGAGCCCAGAAAATA ATGCTACTATAGAAGGCCTTCGCCATGTTATCGTCCCCAGAGAGCTCTGTCATAAATTTCTCCAGCTGGCAGACGCAAACACTGCAAGGGGTGTAGAGACCTGTGGGATCCTTTGTGGGAAGCTG aTGAAGAATGAATTCACCATCACCCATGTCATTATCCCCAAGCAGTATGGGGGGCCTGACTATTGCAACACTGAGAACGAAGAGGAACTCTTCCTGATCCAGGATCAGTACAGCCTTATCACTCTGGGATGGATCCAT ACGCATCCTACCCAAACAGCGTTCCTTTCCAGTGTCGACCTACATACACACTGCTCCTATCAGATGATGTTGCCAGAGTCGATAGCAATTGTTTGTTCTCCAAAATACCAAGA GACTGGATTCTTTAAATTGACAGACCATGGTATGGAAGAGATCTCTTCCTGTAGGCAAAAAGGGTTCCACCCGCATTCCAAAGATCCCCCTCTCTTTACA ACCTGCAATCATGTGACTGTCATGGAGCGGGAAGTGATGGTACTGGACCTTCGATAA